Proteins encoded together in one Bactrocera neohumeralis isolate Rockhampton unplaced genomic scaffold, APGP_CSIRO_Bneo_wtdbg2-racon-allhic-juicebox.fasta_v2 cluster11, whole genome shotgun sequence window:
- the LOC126766041 gene encoding uncharacterized protein LOC126766041 → MEVKKWQIRSEEDKDAIKIRKEYIRNELWKELSLHVDVPKAGGCGSTNDGNTSRRAFTEYDKFSKISGVDTELIFRMRIILIRLSCQFSLNLDKFEEYCFQTGQLYQSKYPWLPMTPTVHKVIVHSKQIMQNTPLPVGYFGEDAAESRNKIYKSDRLHHARKTSRIDNLFDVFHRALDTSDPLISSLRLNTRVRQRKRLTLPLEVKELLYCEDIGETCATENLENMDDDEGDEDDYPEEFEQENTFLDN, encoded by the coding sequence ATGGAAGTAAAGAAATGGCAAATTAGATCGGAGGAAGATAAAGATGCAATTAAGATAAGAAAAGAGTATATCCGGAATGAGTTGTGGAAAGAACTAAGTCTTCATGTTGATGTTCCGAAAGCAGGTGGTTGTGGTTCCACAAATGACGGCAACACGTCGCGAAGAGCATTTACGGAATatgataaattttcgaaaatttcaggAGTAGACACTGAATTAATATTTCGAATGAGAATAATATTAATACGTTTATCTTGCCAATTTTCCCTAAATTTGGATAAATTTGAAGAGTATTGCTTTCAAACTGGTCAATTATATCAAAGCAAGTACCCCTGGTTGCCAATGACTCCCACAGTACATAAAGTTATAGTTCACTCAAAGCAAATAATGCAGAATACACCACTTCCTGTTGGTTACTTCGGAGAGGATGCAGCTGAGTCacgaaacaaaatatataaaagcgaCAGACTACACCATGCACGTAAGACTAGCCGCATTGATAATCTTTTCGATGTATTTCATAGAGCTCTTGACACATCGGATCCATTAATTTCATCTCTTCGCTTAAATACACGTGTGCGCCAAAGGAAGCGTTTAACGCTGCCACTAGAAGTAAAGGAATTATTGTATTGTGAGGATATCGGTGAAACATGTGCGACTGagaatttagaaaatatggaTGATGACGAGGGCGACGAGGACGATTATCCAGAAGAATTTGAAcaggaaaatacatttttggataat